Proteins encoded by one window of Cryptosporangium minutisporangium:
- a CDS encoding DUF2252 domain-containing protein yields MGGLTVVSPVGYELGRTARTRVSRSAQAELGDDGRNPLTLLAAADEHRLAELLPLRYERMIASPFSFFRGAATVMAHDLALLPHSGLFVQAGGNAHLQNFGMLGTPDRRLVFDLNDFDETLEAPFEWDLKRLVSSVILAARANRFKNGEAAAAASRAAAGYREAMSEYATQRALEVWYDRIEVDDLVPLLNRGRASVPTLQAVEKARSRDHLSAAAKLTERVDGGWRLREDPPLLTHVSDSADGGMDEELVRRCIREYRQTLPADRRVLLDRYSFVDFARKVVGVGSVGSRCWVVLLAASPNDPLLLQIKEAGPSVLEWHLTPSPYRNAGQRVVEGQRLIQAAPDVLLGWFRDPAAGHDYYVRQLWDAKGSFDTSTFNASGLATYARLCGRVLARAHARSGDPAAIAGYIGQGDRFDRSMVKFGQRYADRTEADHALLVEAVQDGTMPAPRRTRSVARPASAPLRA; encoded by the coding sequence ATGGGCGGATTGACCGTCGTGTCTCCGGTCGGTTACGAACTCGGCCGCACTGCGCGGACCAGGGTGTCCCGGTCCGCACAGGCCGAGCTCGGCGACGACGGCCGCAATCCGTTGACGCTTCTCGCCGCCGCGGACGAGCACCGTCTCGCGGAACTGTTGCCGCTGCGATACGAGCGGATGATCGCGTCGCCATTCAGCTTTTTCCGAGGCGCCGCCACGGTGATGGCGCACGATTTAGCGCTGCTTCCCCATAGCGGCCTGTTCGTCCAGGCCGGTGGAAATGCGCACCTGCAGAACTTCGGGATGTTGGGAACGCCCGACCGTCGCCTGGTTTTCGACCTGAACGATTTCGACGAGACGCTCGAAGCACCGTTCGAATGGGACCTGAAGCGGCTGGTCAGCAGTGTGATCCTCGCCGCCAGGGCGAATCGCTTCAAGAACGGTGAGGCAGCGGCGGCCGCCTCCAGAGCGGCGGCCGGCTATCGGGAGGCGATGAGCGAGTACGCGACCCAGCGGGCACTGGAGGTTTGGTACGACCGGATCGAAGTCGACGACCTGGTGCCGCTGCTGAATCGGGGTCGGGCCAGCGTGCCGACCCTCCAGGCGGTGGAGAAGGCCCGCAGCCGGGACCATCTGAGCGCCGCGGCCAAACTGACCGAACGGGTCGATGGTGGCTGGCGCCTCCGCGAGGACCCGCCGTTGCTCACCCACGTCTCGGACAGCGCCGACGGCGGCATGGACGAGGAGCTCGTACGCCGGTGCATCCGTGAGTACCGGCAGACGTTGCCCGCCGACCGCCGGGTGTTGCTCGACCGGTACTCGTTCGTCGACTTCGCACGCAAGGTGGTGGGTGTCGGCAGTGTCGGAAGCCGCTGCTGGGTGGTGCTGCTCGCGGCCTCCCCGAACGACCCCCTGCTGCTGCAGATCAAGGAAGCCGGGCCGTCGGTGCTCGAATGGCACCTGACCCCGAGTCCTTATCGGAACGCCGGCCAGCGGGTCGTCGAGGGACAGCGGCTGATTCAAGCCGCGCCGGACGTCCTGCTCGGCTGGTTCCGCGATCCCGCCGCCGGTCACGACTACTACGTCCGGCAGCTGTGGGACGCCAAGGGATCGTTCGACACGTCCACGTTCAACGCGTCCGGACTGGCGACCTACGCGCGGCTCTGCGGCCGGGTGCTCGCCAGAGCACACGCCCGCAGCGGCGACCCGGCGGCGATCGCCGGGTACATCGGTCAGGGCGACCGCTTCGACCGTTCGATGGTGAAGTTCGGTCAGCGCTACGCCGACCGCACCGAGGCAGACCACGCGTTGCTCGTCGAAGCGGTGCAGGACGGCACGATGCCCGCGCCGCGGCGTACGCGGTCCGTCGCGCGGCCGGCGAGCGCACCGCTCCGCGCGTAA
- a CDS encoding bifunctional diguanylate cyclase/phosphodiesterase, translating into MTAVDVTVDPGRGSGSDPRRQFAAAWAGALRRAGATSLAADETEFRLLGAVDRLVDAARSEPFDARQAANVGAALVSLGLTDPRVLGESLRLLATEFPAVLAAEPVGPAGSTASAAPPAPADAPAQRAEAPADAGARLAAIQAEFATGFATGTRDRAAEEREALRRTALATQSDAHRALRASEARFRAVFGGPPVGIALGTPDGHITEANDVLANLLGLPVSALTGRHLGEFLVPEHRAGLEDAYIRLLAGEVPRVHVERRLARPGGAETWLSIRLTLVADEAGIPRWHTALVEDVTEQRALRLAWEFQASHDQLTGLANRVAFVERLTGMLRERGTVQRVGLCFLDLDGFKVFNDSLGHPVGDELLVAVADRLRTLAGDALVARLGSDEYGILLADTAGVADVERLAAEVVRSFAVPFPLADSSLTLSASIGVVEHATADADAADLIRAAELTMYRAKTEGPGRWAVYEPHRNEQQVARYWLSTAMPAALERDEFVVEFQPLVGLTDGTVRGAEALVRWRHRELGLLSPKRFVGLAEETGAIVPIGRRVLQLACRQAARWPGSGRQPASWGPYVSVNLAVRQFRDPGLVDDVVRVLEETGLPAGRLQLELAAGTVTTLNTAPLERLAALGVRLAVDDVSAGWSQLSLLRELPVDVLKLSGSLVQRLAGTDRSAVDDQIIESLVGLSHALGLQVVAEGIESVEQRDRLRELGCDTGQGWYFAPALGPEEFIRYLPDSPAIAAR; encoded by the coding sequence GTGACCGCCGTCGACGTCACCGTGGACCCGGGGCGGGGTTCGGGGAGCGACCCTCGACGGCAGTTCGCCGCGGCCTGGGCCGGGGCTCTGCGGCGCGCGGGTGCTACCTCGCTGGCCGCGGACGAGACGGAGTTTCGGCTGCTCGGCGCCGTCGACCGGCTGGTGGACGCCGCGCGGAGCGAACCGTTCGACGCGCGCCAGGCGGCGAACGTCGGCGCGGCGCTGGTGAGCCTCGGACTGACCGACCCGAGGGTGTTGGGGGAGAGCCTTCGGCTGCTCGCCACCGAGTTCCCCGCGGTGCTGGCGGCGGAGCCGGTGGGCCCCGCCGGATCGACCGCGAGCGCAGCTCCGCCCGCGCCCGCGGATGCGCCGGCCCAGCGCGCGGAGGCGCCCGCCGACGCCGGTGCCCGGCTCGCCGCGATCCAAGCCGAGTTCGCCACCGGCTTCGCCACCGGGACACGCGACCGGGCCGCCGAGGAGCGCGAGGCACTGCGCCGCACCGCGCTGGCGACCCAATCCGACGCGCACCGCGCGCTGCGTGCGAGCGAAGCCCGGTTCCGGGCCGTGTTCGGCGGTCCTCCGGTCGGCATCGCGCTGGGGACGCCGGACGGGCACATCACCGAGGCGAACGACGTGCTGGCGAACCTGCTCGGACTTCCGGTGAGCGCGCTGACCGGTCGGCACCTCGGCGAGTTCCTGGTTCCGGAACACCGCGCCGGTCTGGAGGACGCCTACATCCGCTTGCTCGCCGGTGAGGTGCCGCGCGTCCACGTGGAACGTCGGCTGGCCCGGCCCGGTGGCGCGGAGACCTGGTTGTCGATCCGGCTGACGCTGGTCGCCGACGAGGCGGGCATCCCGCGCTGGCACACCGCGCTGGTGGAGGACGTCACCGAGCAGCGCGCGCTGCGGCTGGCGTGGGAGTTCCAGGCTTCGCACGACCAGCTCACCGGCCTGGCCAACCGAGTCGCGTTCGTCGAGCGGCTGACCGGGATGCTGCGGGAGCGAGGCACCGTGCAGCGGGTCGGGCTGTGCTTCCTCGACCTCGACGGCTTCAAGGTCTTCAACGACAGCCTCGGGCACCCGGTCGGCGACGAGCTGCTGGTGGCCGTCGCGGACCGGCTGCGCACGCTCGCCGGGGACGCGCTGGTCGCCCGCTTGGGCAGTGACGAGTACGGCATCCTGCTGGCCGACACCGCGGGCGTGGCCGACGTCGAGCGGCTCGCGGCCGAGGTCGTCCGTTCGTTCGCCGTGCCGTTCCCGCTGGCGGACAGCAGTCTCACGCTCTCCGCGAGCATCGGGGTGGTCGAGCACGCGACGGCCGACGCGGACGCAGCCGACCTGATCCGGGCGGCCGAGCTGACGATGTACCGCGCGAAGACCGAGGGGCCCGGACGCTGGGCGGTCTACGAACCGCACCGCAACGAGCAGCAGGTCGCCCGCTACTGGCTCTCCACCGCGATGCCGGCCGCCCTGGAACGGGACGAGTTCGTCGTCGAATTCCAGCCGTTGGTGGGGCTCACCGACGGCACCGTCCGGGGCGCGGAGGCACTGGTCCGCTGGCGTCACCGGGAGCTCGGGCTGCTCTCGCCGAAGCGGTTCGTCGGGCTCGCCGAGGAGACCGGCGCGATCGTGCCGATCGGCAGGCGGGTGCTCCAGCTGGCGTGCCGGCAGGCCGCGCGGTGGCCGGGAAGCGGACGTCAGCCCGCGAGCTGGGGCCCGTACGTCAGCGTGAACCTGGCCGTGCGGCAGTTCCGCGACCCCGGCCTGGTGGACGACGTCGTCCGGGTGCTGGAGGAGACCGGCCTCCCGGCGGGGCGGCTGCAACTGGAGCTGGCGGCCGGCACCGTGACGACGCTGAACACCGCACCACTCGAGCGCCTCGCGGCCCTGGGAGTCCGGCTGGCGGTGGACGACGTCAGCGCGGGATGGTCGCAGCTCAGCCTGCTGCGCGAGCTGCCGGTCGACGTGCTCAAACTGTCCGGCAGCCTGGTGCAGCGGCTGGCGGGGACCGATCGTTCGGCGGTCGACGACCAGATCATCGAATCGCTGGTCGGGCTCTCGCACGCGCTCGGGTTGCAGGTCGTCGCCGAGGGCATCGAGAGCGTCGAGCAGCGGGACCGGCTGCGGGAGCTGGGCTGCGACACCGGCCAGGGTTGGTACTTCGCACCTGCTCTCGGGCCGGAGGAGTTCATCCGATACCTACCGGATTCGCCCGCCATCGCGGCGAGGTGA